Proteins encoded together in one Etheostoma cragini isolate CJK2018 chromosome 11, CSU_Ecrag_1.0, whole genome shotgun sequence window:
- the LOC117952961 gene encoding olfactory receptor 4E1-like, with translation MDQLNVTYITLDGHVDVNKYRYVYFFIMFIAYILIICSNSIIVYLIWFHQNLHEPMYIFIAALSVNSVLFSTNIYPKLLVDFLSEKQIISYSACLFQFQVFYTLGCSEFLLLSAMAYDRYVSICKPLQYHTVMTKTTVSIFLFFAWLVPAFHILVLTTLSSEAKLCDLTLKGIFCNNPIYKLQCVTSRVITIFGVVCLIDLSILPMLFIVFTYSRIFTVTYQSSREVRRKAAQTCLPHLLVLISFSILLGYDVTIARIESNFPKTARLIMTLQIILYHPLFNPLIYGLKMKEISKHLKRLFCSAKMI, from the coding sequence ATGGATCAGTTAAATGTAACTTATATAACTCTGGATGGGCATGTGGACGTTAACAAATAcagatatgtttatttttttattatgttcatAGCATATATTCTAATAATCTGCAGTAATTCTATTATTGTGTACCTTATCTGGTTTCACCAAAACCTCCATGAGcctatgtacattttcattgcagctTTGTCAGTGAACTCTGTTCTTTTCAGTACTAATATCTACCCAAAGCTTTTGGTTGACTTCTTATCTGAAAAACAGATCATATCTTATTCAGCTTGTCTCTTtcaatttcaagtattttataCTTTAGGCTGTTCAGAGTTCTTACTTTTGTCAGCCATGGCCTATGACagatatgtgtctatatgtaaaCCTCTGCAATACCACACTGTCATGACAAAAACCACAGTGAGTATTTTCCTGTTCTTTGCTTGGCTTGTGCCTGCTTTTCATATTTTAGTCCTAACGACATTAAGTTCTGAAGCAAAACTGTGTGACTTAACTCTAAAAGGAATATTTTGTAACAATCCAATTTACAAACTTCAATGTGTAACATCAAGAGTAATTACTATATTTGGTGTAGTCTGTTTAATAGATCTCTCAATTCTGCCCatgcttttcatagtttttacaTACAGCAGGATATTTACAGTAACCTATCAAAGTAGTAGAGAAGTCAGgagaaaagctgcacagacctgtTTACCCCACCTGTTGGTTTTAATCAGTTTCTCCATTTTGCTTGGTTATGATGTTACTATAGCTCGAATAGAATCCAATTTTCCTAAAACTGCACGCTTAATAATGACATTACAAATAATTTTGTATCATCCTTTGTTTAACCCTCTCATATACGGcctcaaaatgaaagaaatttctAAACACCTCAAAAGATTGTTCTgttcagccaaaatgatttga